CTAATGTTTGTTTATAATTTTTATAATATATAAGTAAAATGGTAATGATAATTAAACATTTCGTACATTATTCGTACATTTAATCTTATAAGGATTAGAAAGAAAGTGAACATCTATGTCAACTCAAAAACATAATTTTGTCATTATCCTCATTTCAAACTTTATTGTTTCAGGTTCTATGACAATGATTATGCCCTTCTTGTCATTATATATCTATACTTTTGGAGACTTCACCGAAAGTTATGTACAGACATGGGCAGGTTTGATATTTGGTGCTACTTTTGTAACAGCTTTTATTATGTCTCCTATTTGGGGTAGGGTCGCTGATAAATATGGCTATAAGCCTATCATGATTATTAATGGTTTTGGTATTGCAACAAGTATTTTTCTAATGGGGCATGTCCAAAATGTTGAACAATTTTTTATTTTACGTTTATTAATGGGTATTGTAACTGGATTTATACCCACCTCTATGGCATTTATTAGTAAACATACGCCGAAGAATGTCGCTGGAAAGACACTCGGAACTCTTCAAATGGGTAGTGTGGGAGGCACTTTATTTGGGCCAATTATCGGAGGGATTTTGGCAGATCAGGTTGGCTTTAATTACACGTTCCTGTTAACCTCCATTACTATTTCGATTGCTGCAATCTTGATTATCATATCAGTCCATGAGCCAAAGGTTGTTCAAAAGAAAAACAATTTATTGTTTTCACGAAAAAATATACTCTGGACAATTTTTCATCATCGATTAATCTTAAATATAATGCTTGTTACTTCTTTAATCCAAGTTGGAAATTTCAGTATTCAGCCACTGCTTTCACTCTATGTATCTCATTTAACTAGTTCACAGCAAATTGCACTACTTGCAGGAATAACTTTTAGTGCGGCTGGGGTTGGTAGTTTATTATTTTCTCGGATCTTTGGACGCTTAGCAGATCATTTAGGCTACGAGAAAGTGTTGATGGTGCTACTTTTTGTTAGCTTCATTATAATTATTCCACAGGCGCTCGTTACTTCACTATGGCAGTTGATTGTTCTAAGATTTTTATTTGGTATATTTTCAGGAGGGCTTATTCCAATTACAACAGCTCTCATTCGTCGTGAAGCACCTCTTCAAATACAGGGAGAAATTATGGGCTATAATCAAAGCTTCCGTTTCTTAGGTAATATAATAGGACCCCTCTTTGGAGGATTTATCAGTGGTTTAGCCACTATTTCGATGGTCTTTTATTCAACGGGTATCTTATTCTTAATAGCTGCGATAATCGTTTTCATTATTCGGAAATTACCGAAACAATACATGGAAGACATATTAAAAAGTCATCAAGAAAAACTGTAGATTTTACACAAAAGCATAAGTAATCAGCGGTTTCTTTGCTTGGAGGATAACATAAATGAAACAAACATTTGGATATGTAATCATTATTTGTAGCATGGTTATTGTTTTTTTATTAGGAAACAACATCTGGAATGAATACTCTATTGCATCATCTTATGACAAACATTTAAAAGAAGAAATAGAGCTCCCTGACATAAAATTTCAGCAGCCTTTAAAAATGTACAACAGGAATGGCGTAGTTTTTAATGAAGAATATATTGAATGGCGAACACCGATTCAATTTGAGGAAATTCCAGAAGTTATTAAACAGATTTATATTTTAAGTGAAGATACAGAGTTTTATCAGCATATTGGTTTTGATGTGAGTGCTATTGCACGTGCATTGGCTGCAAATTCAACTAGCGAATCAATTGAACAAGGTGGAAGCACAATTACACAACAGCTTGTCCGCCTTCGATATTTATCCCAGGATAAAACTTATGAACGTAAATTAAT
Above is a genomic segment from Lysinibacillus sp. PLM2 containing:
- a CDS encoding MFS transporter; this translates as MSTQKHNFVIILISNFIVSGSMTMIMPFLSLYIYTFGDFTESYVQTWAGLIFGATFVTAFIMSPIWGRVADKYGYKPIMIINGFGIATSIFLMGHVQNVEQFFILRLLMGIVTGFIPTSMAFISKHTPKNVAGKTLGTLQMGSVGGTLFGPIIGGILADQVGFNYTFLLTSITISIAAILIIISVHEPKVVQKKNNLLFSRKNILWTIFHHRLILNIMLVTSLIQVGNFSIQPLLSLYVSHLTSSQQIALLAGITFSAAGVGSLLFSRIFGRLADHLGYEKVLMVLLFVSFIIIIPQALVTSLWQLIVLRFLFGIFSGGLIPITTALIRREAPLQIQGEIMGYNQSFRFLGNIIGPLFGGFISGLATISMVFYSTGILFLIAAIIVFIIRKLPKQYMEDILKSHQEKL